A window of Candidatus Saccharibacteria bacterium contains these coding sequences:
- a CDS encoding PspC domain-containing protein, with protein MKHKDSRTTHTTSKHTAPEPAPGQPAPGATDSPPPIRRLYRLPRDGKVAGVCAGLADYLEMDVTLVRVLFVILTLASGGFGVLVYLIMAIVMPTSDAPASGVRTGSDVGKNLNAIAADIRDSGGIDRLRNFLGIALILFGAWLLLAQFFPLLLSFEWHLIWPVALIIIGLLVVAQSGRRQ; from the coding sequence ATGAAACACAAGGACAGCCGCACCACCCATACCACCTCAAAGCACACCGCTCCCGAGCCCGCTCCCGGCCAGCCGGCCCCTGGCGCCACCGACAGCCCGCCGCCCATCCGCCGGCTCTACCGTCTGCCGCGCGACGGCAAAGTAGCCGGCGTCTGCGCCGGTCTGGCCGATTACCTGGAGATGGACGTGACACTGGTGCGCGTACTGTTCGTCATACTGACGCTGGCCAGTGGCGGCTTTGGCGTCCTGGTCTATCTCATCATGGCAATCGTCATGCCCACCAGCGACGCGCCGGCAAGCGGTGTCCGTACCGGCAGCGATGTCGGCAAGAATCTCAACGCCATCGCGGCCGACATCCGCGACAGCGGCGGCATCGACCGGCTGCGCAACTTCCTCGGCATAGCACTCATCCTGTTTGGTGCCTGGCTGTTGCTGGCGCAGTTCTTCCCGCTGCTGCTCAGTTTTGAATGGCATCTGATCTGGCCGGTTGCGCTTATTATCATCGGGCTGCTGGTGGTGGCGCAAAGCGGGAGGCGGCAGTAA
- a CDS encoding Crp/Fnr family transcriptional regulator, translating to MTHDTPHNLEQFFSDHTLRRYPKGQILLYAGDPPSQAYLLLVGTVSQYDESYKGDKLIINTFKPGACLPMLPAVSGLANRYFYEADTDIEVRQAPLDETLAFIRSDPALLYDLLKRVYIGLDGVLGRMLQLMAGSARSRLLYELLIECRRFGEQRTDGSYFIAIHESDLAARSGLTRETISREIHKASQEGMITVGRQGIAIADIDWLQQQLEGRSGGQH from the coding sequence ATGACACACGATACGCCGCACAATCTAGAGCAATTCTTTTCAGACCATACCCTTCGCAGGTACCCGAAGGGTCAGATACTCCTGTACGCCGGCGATCCACCCAGCCAGGCCTATTTGCTGTTGGTCGGCACCGTCAGCCAGTACGACGAGTCATACAAGGGAGACAAGCTGATTATCAACACATTCAAGCCCGGCGCCTGCCTGCCGATGCTGCCGGCAGTCTCCGGTTTGGCGAACCGGTATTTCTATGAGGCTGACACCGACATCGAGGTTCGCCAGGCGCCGCTGGATGAGACACTGGCTTTCATCCGCTCCGACCCCGCCCTTTTGTACGACCTGCTGAAGCGCGTCTATATCGGCCTCGACGGCGTCCTTGGCCGGATGCTGCAGCTGATGGCGGGTAGCGCCAGGAGCCGGCTGCTCTATGAGCTGCTTATCGAGTGCCGCCGCTTTGGCGAGCAGCGCACCGATGGCAGCTATTTCATAGCCATCCATGAAAGCGACCTGGCTGCCAGGTCTGGCCTGACGCGGGAGACCATCAGCCGTGAGATACACAAGGCCAGTCAAGAGGGTATGATCACTGTCGGCCGGCAAGGCATTGCCATCGCCGATATCGACTGGCTTCAACAACAGTTAGAGGGCCGGTCTGGCGGCCAGCACTAG
- a CDS encoding pyridoxamine 5'-phosphate oxidase family protein, whose product MNLLHRHHAKNKTAHEDVAPEERIRTFLQEHKTAVLATVNARGVPHATALYYALDDEYTIRFLTKRGTRKSSNLVQNPQVSLVVFDEGRQISVSIAGQAVRVRGEVETHEAFLRTLRASLHTADSAIPPVSRLDAGDYVAYELRPAEIRMQTYRDAPLVMRREGSGVEGRLVLAARPAL is encoded by the coding sequence ATGAACCTGCTACACCGACATCATGCCAAAAACAAGACTGCTCATGAGGACGTGGCGCCAGAGGAGCGCATCCGTACTTTCTTACAAGAACACAAGACTGCCGTCCTAGCGACGGTCAACGCAAGAGGCGTCCCGCACGCAACTGCGCTGTACTATGCGCTGGATGATGAGTATACCATCCGTTTTCTGACGAAGCGCGGCACCAGAAAGAGCAGCAATCTGGTACAGAACCCACAGGTGAGCCTGGTGGTATTTGATGAGGGCAGGCAGATATCCGTTAGTATTGCCGGCCAGGCAGTGCGGGTACGCGGCGAGGTAGAGACACACGAGGCGTTCCTTCGGACGCTCCGGGCATCCCTGCATACCGCCGACAGCGCCATTCCGCCTGTCAGTCGGCTGGATGCCGGCGACTACGTGGCCTATGAGCTGCGGCCTGCGGAGATACGGATGCAAACCTACCGGGACGCGCCGCTGGTCATGCGTCGCGAAGGGTCTGGTGTGGAAGGCCGGCTAGTGCTGGCCGCCAGACCGGCCCTCTAA
- a CDS encoding prepilin-type N-terminal cleavage/methylation domain-containing protein translates to MQRTLRPHAGFTIVELLIVIVVVGILAVIAVSAVTGAQDRARTASATTAAASAAKKLSVYQAENTGYPNSLFDTGIDTKTVMYQYTRDNAVTPQTFCTTATVEGKSVYVNSAAPSKATVGACPGHAGAGTATNISENWTGTDGSAWPSNWVTDKTNVGSTYTDLSGGQGRLQAVMSGNYAKAMRTDMAASANQGMLVTLSMTPQAMYANGGINLRLASDFGDSNGIQNGVNASLNVTDGRIVNFNIYRFIGGQQYNMTYIDQMGTIPTLNSVRARFELQGNQYRLKLWDPAGAEPAGWNATITDNRTFQPGWPGVSMYSWSSMGFTALFDNMNVYPL, encoded by the coding sequence ATGCAGCGCACCCTCCGCCCGCACGCCGGCTTCACCATCGTCGAGCTCCTCATCGTCATCGTCGTGGTCGGCATCCTGGCCGTCATCGCCGTCTCCGCCGTCACCGGCGCCCAGGACCGCGCCCGGACGGCTTCGGCAACGACGGCTGCTGCCAGTGCTGCCAAGAAGCTCTCGGTGTACCAGGCGGAAAATACCGGCTATCCCAACAGCCTGTTCGATACCGGCATCGACACCAAGACGGTGATGTACCAGTACACCCGCGACAACGCAGTGACGCCGCAGACCTTCTGCACCACGGCGACGGTCGAGGGCAAGTCGGTCTATGTGAACAGCGCGGCGCCCAGCAAGGCAACCGTCGGTGCCTGCCCTGGACACGCCGGCGCGGGCACGGCCACTAACATCAGTGAGAACTGGACCGGCACCGATGGTTCGGCCTGGCCGTCCAACTGGGTGACCGACAAAACGAATGTCGGCTCCACCTACACCGACCTCTCAGGCGGGCAGGGGCGTCTCCAGGCCGTAATGTCCGGCAACTATGCCAAGGCGATGCGCACCGATATGGCTGCCAGCGCCAACCAGGGCATGCTGGTGACGCTGAGCATGACGCCGCAGGCCATGTACGCCAACGGTGGCATCAACCTGCGGTTGGCTTCAGATTTTGGGGATAGCAATGGCATCCAGAACGGCGTCAATGCGTCGTTGAATGTCACCGATGGCCGCATCGTCAACTTCAACATCTATCGTTTCATCGGCGGCCAGCAATACAACATGACCTATATTGACCAGATGGGGACCATCCCGACGCTCAACAGCGTCCGCGCCCGCTTTGAGCTGCAAGGCAACCAGTACCGTCTTAAGTTGTGGGATCCTGCCGGCGCCGAACCTGCCGGCTGGAACGCCACTATTACCGATAACCGCACGTTCCAGCCTGGCTGGCCCGGTGTCAGTATGTATTCGTGGTCGAGCATGGGCTTCACGGCTCTGTTCGATAATATGAACGTCTATCCGCTGTAA
- a CDS encoding ATP-binding protein, producing MKRKELLKTIIADNQSRPLPALWPRTQTIPIGTGKIITLTGVRRSGKTYHLYEIMRSLQATGIPADTMLYINFEDERLHLEGEDMDLILQAFRELHPEADLSNCYFFFDEIQEVAGWELFVDRLYETISRHIFITGSNSRLLSKEIATALRGRTLNFEVYPLSFSEFLSIKQPGLNMYQSADRARIVSHFDQFLAQGGFPAVTEQEDEDLRQKELQGYFDVMLLRDLVERYSVSSVAVLRYFCKRVIGASAGEFSVNRVYNELKGNGYKVGRDTLYAYQEHCEAIYMACFVPRYDNSVVKSENSLRKPYVIDHGLGAALNFKFGNDAGRILETVVALELIKQGKQIYYFQDTNNECDFVVVCRAGVEKVIQVSFDISDPATLRREVRGLVACCRRLGVTEGYILTHDTESVSEVDGIAVKILPVWKHCLVEAQHKQ from the coding sequence ATGAAAAGGAAAGAATTGCTAAAGACCATCATAGCCGACAACCAAAGCAGGCCTCTGCCTGCATTATGGCCCCGTACGCAAACGATACCCATCGGTACTGGCAAAATAATCACGCTTACCGGTGTTCGTCGTAGTGGCAAAACATATCATCTTTACGAAATCATGCGGTCGCTGCAGGCAACGGGTATTCCGGCAGACACTATGCTCTATATCAATTTTGAAGACGAGCGCCTTCACCTTGAGGGCGAAGACATGGACCTGATTCTGCAAGCCTTTAGAGAGCTGCACCCAGAGGCTGACCTGAGTAATTGCTACTTCTTCTTTGATGAAATACAAGAGGTGGCTGGCTGGGAACTGTTCGTTGATCGGCTATATGAAACGATAAGCCGGCACATCTTTATTACCGGTTCCAATTCCAGGTTGCTATCAAAGGAAATAGCGACAGCCTTACGTGGCAGGACGCTTAATTTTGAGGTATATCCTTTATCGTTCTCAGAATTTTTATCCATCAAACAGCCCGGCCTGAATATGTACCAAAGCGCCGATCGGGCACGTATAGTCTCGCATTTCGACCAGTTTCTTGCCCAGGGCGGTTTTCCGGCCGTAACTGAGCAGGAAGACGAAGACTTGCGTCAGAAGGAGCTTCAGGGCTACTTTGACGTGATGCTGCTGCGGGACCTTGTCGAACGCTATAGCGTATCGTCGGTTGCGGTGCTCAGATACTTCTGTAAGCGTGTGATTGGTGCCAGTGCGGGTGAGTTTAGCGTCAATCGCGTTTACAATGAACTCAAAGGCAATGGCTACAAAGTGGGCCGCGACACCCTCTATGCGTACCAAGAGCACTGCGAGGCTATCTACATGGCCTGCTTTGTTCCACGGTATGACAACTCTGTTGTTAAATCGGAAAATTCACTGAGAAAGCCGTATGTCATAGACCATGGGCTTGGTGCTGCCTTGAACTTTAAGTTTGGCAATGACGCTGGCCGTATCTTGGAAACGGTAGTTGCGCTTGAACTCATAAAACAAGGCAAGCAGATATATTATTTTCAGGATACCAACAATGAATGTGATTTTGTCGTGGTCTGTCGCGCCGGCGTAGAGAAGGTTATACAAGTCTCGTTCGACATCAGTGATCCGGCTACGCTTCGCAGGGAAGTGCGGGGCTTGGTGGCGTGCTGTCGCCGCCTTGGTGTTACGGAAGGTTATATACTGACGCACGATACGGAAAGCGTCTCGGAAGTAGATGGCATTGCCGTAAAAATCCTGCCTGTCTGGAAGCATTGCTTGGTTGAAGCACAGCACAAGCAGTAG
- a CDS encoding ATP-dependent Clp protease ATP-binding subunit gives MAKGLCDICKQRPATHTVAITRNGHREVAELCNQDYARLRRRDAASPFDSLFGGSLFNMFDDLPSDFGNFSSDMGYPLPRDREATNLEDLLSEHTKEIIQQAAETTVKFGRREVDTEHLLYALADSDVTAEILKQFKLTKEDLKGYIEVNAPKGNEREPDEGQVDVTVSPRIKSVLESAFQTARELGHGYIGPEHLLVALAEEDEGMAGDVLRKYGLTSQALRQKTVKVVGKGAKEGRVESKSTTPQLDKYSRDLSELARSGKLDPVIGRAKEIETTIEILARRTKNNPVLIGEPGVGKTAIVEGLAQRIHNGKVPEVLKDKRVVEVNLNAMVAGSKYRGEFEERIKAVVDEIVEHKDELIVFVDELHTIVGAGQGGGEGGLDVSNVLKPALARGELHLIGATTLNEYQKYIEKDAALERRFQPVFVPEPTVEQTIEILRGLRDKYEAHHKIKISDEAIVAASELSDRYVSNRFLPDKAIDLIDQAASRVRIGADTYSQDIKEKEAEIAKLKREQEYATTHKQFEEAKTLEQQIKDKSSEKDKLTRDWRKKKGVASREVLAEHVAQIVANITGIPVSELTQEEKEKLLKMEERLHERVIGQEEAITAVSNAVRLNRAGLSEGSKPIATFLFLGPTGVGKTELAKALAWVVFGDEDAVTRIDMSEYMERHSVARLIGSPPGYVGYDEGGQLTERVRRRPYSVLLLDEIEKAHPDVYNVLLQVFDDGRLTDGKGRVVDFTNTLIIVTSNLGSDLIQSNLKDGKNIKSYDKLREDLMGVLRGHFKPEFLNRIDEVIVFHSLTKEQIKLIVELQLERVKRTARGQGIELTFDASLVDYLADVGYQPEYGARELKRRIKTDVENKLATEILSGKVAEGSSVTFAHDSKEGVTLRPAKSSKLNKASKGK, from the coding sequence ATGGCTAAAGGATTATGTGATATTTGTAAACAACGCCCAGCCACTCATACTGTGGCAATTACTCGTAATGGGCATCGGGAGGTGGCTGAGCTGTGTAATCAGGATTATGCCCGCCTGCGCAGACGTGATGCTGCTTCTCCTTTTGACTCGTTATTTGGCGGCAGTCTATTCAATATGTTTGATGATCTCCCTAGTGACTTTGGGAACTTTAGCTCGGATATGGGCTACCCGTTGCCTCGGGACAGGGAGGCAACTAATCTTGAAGACTTGTTGAGCGAACACACTAAAGAGATCATACAACAAGCTGCCGAGACTACCGTTAAATTCGGTCGACGCGAAGTAGACACCGAGCACCTGCTATATGCCCTTGCTGATAGCGATGTAACCGCCGAGATTCTCAAACAGTTCAAGCTCACAAAAGAAGACTTAAAGGGTTATATTGAAGTCAACGCCCCGAAGGGTAACGAAAGGGAGCCTGACGAGGGGCAAGTTGATGTTACGGTATCGCCACGCATTAAGTCTGTACTAGAAAGCGCATTCCAAACTGCCCGAGAGTTAGGTCACGGATATATCGGGCCTGAACATTTATTGGTTGCCTTGGCTGAAGAAGATGAAGGTATGGCTGGTGACGTTTTGCGCAAATACGGCCTCACTTCTCAAGCGTTGCGCCAAAAAACGGTTAAGGTTGTTGGCAAGGGCGCTAAAGAAGGCCGTGTTGAGAGCAAATCCACCACGCCGCAGCTTGATAAATACTCCCGAGATTTGAGCGAACTAGCTAGGAGCGGCAAGCTGGACCCTGTCATTGGCCGAGCCAAAGAAATTGAAACCACTATTGAAATACTAGCGCGCCGTACCAAGAACAACCCTGTGCTGATTGGTGAGCCTGGCGTCGGTAAGACGGCTATTGTTGAAGGTTTGGCTCAGCGTATCCATAACGGCAAAGTGCCTGAGGTGCTGAAGGACAAACGGGTTGTTGAGGTAAACCTCAATGCTATGGTGGCAGGCAGTAAGTACCGCGGTGAGTTTGAGGAGCGTATAAAAGCCGTGGTTGATGAGATTGTGGAGCATAAAGACGAGCTGATTGTCTTTGTAGACGAGCTGCATACCATTGTTGGAGCTGGCCAGGGTGGGGGCGAAGGCGGCTTAGATGTTTCCAATGTTTTAAAGCCTGCACTGGCGCGGGGTGAGCTGCATCTTATCGGTGCTACCACGCTTAACGAGTACCAGAAGTATATCGAGAAAGACGCAGCGCTGGAGCGGCGCTTCCAACCTGTCTTTGTGCCTGAGCCAACAGTAGAACAAACCATTGAGATATTACGCGGTCTACGTGACAAATATGAGGCTCACCACAAAATCAAAATCAGTGACGAAGCGATTGTGGCAGCTAGCGAACTGTCCGACCGTTATGTAAGCAACAGGTTCTTGCCCGATAAAGCGATTGACCTAATTGACCAGGCTGCTTCGCGCGTCCGTATAGGGGCAGATACTTACTCGCAGGATATAAAGGAAAAAGAGGCCGAAATTGCCAAATTGAAGCGCGAGCAAGAATATGCAACTACTCACAAGCAATTTGAGGAAGCCAAGACACTAGAGCAACAAATCAAAGACAAGTCGTCTGAAAAAGACAAGCTGACCCGGGATTGGCGGAAGAAGAAAGGCGTTGCCTCGCGTGAGGTGTTGGCTGAACACGTTGCTCAGATCGTGGCAAATATAACTGGTATCCCTGTGAGTGAATTAACTCAGGAAGAAAAAGAAAAGTTGCTGAAGATGGAAGAGCGGCTGCACGAGCGTGTTATCGGTCAGGAGGAAGCTATCACCGCCGTCTCTAATGCAGTACGGCTTAACCGTGCTGGTTTATCTGAAGGCAGCAAGCCGATTGCTACGTTCCTGTTCCTGGGTCCAACTGGCGTCGGTAAGACCGAATTGGCCAAAGCTCTCGCATGGGTAGTCTTTGGTGACGAAGACGCAGTAACGCGTATTGATATGAGCGAGTATATGGAACGTCATAGCGTTGCCCGCCTGATTGGTTCGCCGCCTGGCTATGTTGGATATGACGAAGGCGGACAACTAACAGAACGGGTCCGTCGCCGTCCGTATAGCGTACTGCTATTGGACGAAATTGAAAAAGCGCACCCTGATGTATACAACGTGCTGTTACAAGTATTTGATGACGGTCGCTTAACTGACGGAAAAGGCCGTGTCGTAGACTTCACTAATACGCTCATTATTGTCACATCTAACTTGGGCTCTGACTTGATACAGAGCAACTTGAAAGACGGCAAAAACATTAAATCATACGACAAGTTAAGAGAAGACCTAATGGGTGTACTGCGTGGTCATTTCAAGCCAGAGTTCTTAAACCGCATTGACGAAGTGATTGTCTTCCACTCACTGACCAAGGAACAAATTAAGCTGATAGTTGAATTGCAGCTTGAACGGGTTAAAAGAACTGCCCGCGGACAAGGCATTGAACTGACCTTTGATGCGTCGTTGGTTGATTATCTGGCAGACGTCGGCTACCAGCCTGAATACGGCGCTCGTGAGCTGAAACGGCGCATAAAGACCGATGTGGAGAACAAGCTGGCTACTGAAATACTAAGCGGCAAGGTTGCCGAAGGTTCTTCCGTTACCTTTGCACACGACAGCAAAGAAGGTGTGACATTACGTCCTGCTAAATCTTCAAAACTAAACAAAGCATCAAAAGGTAAATAA
- a CDS encoding Hsp20/alpha crystallin family protein, whose product MFDLIRRPNDTLGLSTFEEIDKLFDNFWRTVGLPGSNFSLPSVDIYSTDDSHVVVEMQAPGFDTDDIELNVRNGILEIKGETSEKQEEKEGKKSYLVRERNASFARRVVLPEGADADNISAELDKGLLKVTVPVNRPEAKRIQIKAGNSKGKAKLASLTNTKSETK is encoded by the coding sequence ATGTTTGATTTAATTCGTCGCCCAAATGATACACTCGGTCTCTCTACTTTTGAAGAAATCGACAAGCTATTTGACAATTTTTGGCGAACGGTTGGTCTGCCCGGTAGCAACTTCAGCCTTCCTTCGGTAGACATTTACAGCACCGACGACAGCCATGTGGTTGTTGAAATGCAAGCCCCTGGTTTTGACACCGATGATATTGAGCTCAATGTACGCAACGGTATCTTGGAAATTAAGGGCGAGACGTCTGAAAAACAAGAGGAAAAAGAGGGCAAGAAAAGCTATCTAGTCCGTGAACGAAACGCAAGCTTCGCTCGTCGGGTAGTTCTGCCAGAAGGTGCTGACGCTGATAATATTTCAGCCGAACTGGACAAAGGCTTGCTTAAGGTTACAGTTCCCGTTAACCGACCAGAAGCCAAGCGTATCCAAATCAAAGCTGGTAACAGCAAAGGTAAGGCGAAATTAGCTTCGCTAACCAATACTAAATCGGAAACCAAGTAA
- the ychF gene encoding redox-regulated ATPase YchF yields MSLQIGIVGLPNVGKSTLFNALTNNNILAANYPFATIEPNTGIVPVPDHRLDKLAELYNSQKIIPATVTFVDIAGLVSGASKGEGLGNKFLANIRECNAICHVVRAFENDDIQHVSNKINPSEDIAVINTELILADIQTLENRQNTLAKQAKSDPKARGLVDYIGKIKAILDEGTPLHQAPDVLDSDEWQELQKQLPLLTAKPVIYVFNVDEDGLSNDAYKQELSSMVAPAQSLFISASLEDQLRELDEADARELLEGYGQTEPGLHQLIRAAYETLGLQSYLTAGPKEVRAWTIKKGATAPQAAGAIHTDFEKGFIAASIVDFHDLIEAGSESAARAAGKIRTEGKTYVMQPNDVVEFRFNV; encoded by the coding sequence GTGTCCCTTCAAATAGGCATCGTCGGCCTCCCCAACGTCGGCAAATCCACCCTGTTCAACGCCCTGACCAACAATAATATCCTGGCTGCCAATTACCCGTTCGCTACCATCGAGCCTAACACGGGAATTGTTCCCGTGCCGGACCACCGGTTGGATAAGCTGGCCGAGCTGTACAACAGCCAAAAGATTATTCCCGCTACCGTCACTTTCGTCGATATCGCCGGCCTGGTGTCCGGTGCCAGCAAAGGCGAAGGCCTGGGTAATAAATTTCTGGCCAACATCCGCGAGTGTAACGCCATCTGCCACGTGGTGCGTGCTTTTGAAAACGACGATATCCAGCACGTCAGCAACAAGATCAACCCCAGCGAAGACATCGCCGTCATCAACACCGAGCTGATCCTGGCCGACATTCAGACGCTGGAGAACCGCCAGAACACCCTGGCCAAGCAGGCAAAATCTGACCCCAAGGCCCGCGGCCTGGTGGACTACATCGGTAAAATCAAAGCGATTTTAGATGAAGGTACTCCCCTGCACCAGGCACCAGACGTCCTAGACAGCGACGAGTGGCAGGAATTACAGAAGCAATTGCCGCTACTGACCGCCAAACCCGTCATCTATGTGTTCAATGTTGATGAGGACGGCCTGAGCAATGACGCCTACAAACAAGAATTGAGTTCGATGGTCGCGCCGGCACAGAGCCTGTTCATCTCCGCCAGCCTGGAAGACCAGCTGCGCGAACTCGACGAAGCCGACGCCCGCGAATTATTGGAAGGCTACGGCCAGACCGAACCCGGCCTGCACCAGCTGATCCGCGCCGCCTACGAGACACTCGGCCTGCAGAGCTACCTCACCGCCGGCCCCAAGGAAGTCCGCGCCTGGACTATTAAAAAGGGTGCGACCGCACCGCAGGCCGCCGGCGCCATCCACACCGATTTTGAAAAGGGCTTCATTGCCGCCAGCATCGTCGATTTCCACGACCTGATCGAGGCCGGCTCCGAAAGCGCCGCCCGCGCCGCCGGCAAGATCCGCACCGAGGGCAAGACCTACGTCATGCAGCCAAATGATGTAGTTGAATTCCGGTTTAACGTCTAG